From the Anopheles coustani chromosome X, idAnoCousDA_361_x.2, whole genome shotgun sequence genome, one window contains:
- the LOC131269619 gene encoding PH and SEC7 domain-containing protein isoform X2, producing MAVTVTAVLFRSKEVTNYGFILRQLDSGEHVVYKIAKNTPADMCFEIEVGDLLLEINSVDVRGLTMKDVLKRIRMASDTITMILKKDDNIKQHVYSMIRENSPDRELPTQKRQPPEEVEVELFNKDDKRETWGFAVQWTSLLEHVVTSVSTPARGKVEVGDVLVTVNGVDVQKMSFHNVVKLLARVPFPIQLKLKRDPWIKNYVREQFAYLYNNHDDQNESGKVKQLKTGALGSPGHQQKTVSTSQLAQPKNSNQPPFSPPSPKGYTNRECQSESGVRKSRIPVQINQSNSWSAPQSPSRARKAPRTSQIPMAKTDVKISRYVITGKSQFLQTREEQRLVKEPASEDSLRKPSLVQYNTLSSSTSNSQDISSSYLPDDNANASAQSPDVAPRVPKLNNEQNSTYDKASGCGFPDKSNAVPFHAVPEEQREAQSTAGANNDAASAKNQIKDNCDSAQQEPILAGSRKEDPTDQSYSVPTSPTAYTAAAGDGGGLNDERSGIISLPTSPDGVEGGDHHPHSGQFHYGNTGRGAPSSGTTLEDSSANAGMGSNASSGELTANTNMSSGSLGGGPPVRKCDAAGFRTSRSEDHLQQSHRDGSNSASVAIDIDEDVYSSLNTLLDTRNDSQEQPMSERERFLWTYNMPPAQKTHATAGHASGGGVGPNQLSLSSSVSSSPQRSASESPASPTSVSSSVMSSSGGSREHSHVGHIGGSKVGSSATVTNGSNNADAGAVANVNHQQHCHHQLQQQQHNPGHGGTPHPYSVGAGGGGALQSASGGDHSVSEAVSNLSSPDYQDEHDLFSSKDLMAMAISDHSDSDSTILVSESTHRFDLPLAGAGEPESEHKLVIEVKADESRTDGQQEMDDVAAELQQQQQQQSQHPQQQQHPPQNQVSRDSSPPISDDGSDVESLHSFHYSPKAIDRPSVERLARRLFYLEGFSKKDICRHLSKNNEFSRVLGDEYLKYYNFTNTTLDVALRAFVKEVPLFGETQERERVMYHFSKRYLDNNPGVFKSVGATHYLVSALLILNSDTHGEVQFHRTFSAFSERLKEGNDGENFPKDLLKHLYSSIKDHRLEPAIDDDSKRSSDNSGECYDGSNAGEHGGSLQGPPVGPNPFLEAPRTIAAVEFKKGYVVRKSCYETNHKRTPFGRRSWKMFYCTLRDLVLYLHNDEHGYKRNQISDNVYNGIRIHHALATRATDYSKRNHVFRLQTADQSEFLFQTSDSKELQSWIDTINFVCAAFSSPPLEGAVGSQKRFQRPLLPCSSTKLSMREQLASHELQYDKLCRMLEEHKESGPPSKGLALQNYREKDYYLQYELKRYKTYCQLLLSRLTLEPLEFGNQHTVSAAALNETSQDDENGEDDGHDDEHDDELLSEPIRNAGGLLAHHRFQATQSMGAMKRSTMK from the exons ATGGCGGTTACAGTGACGGCGGTGCTCTTCCGGAGCAAAGAGGTGACAAACTACGGTTTTATTCTGAGGCAACTAGACTCCGGCGAGCATGTGGTGTACAAAATCGCCAAAAACACACCGGCGGATATGTGCTTCGAG ATCGAAGTAGGCGACCTCCTATTGGAAATCAATTCCGTGGATGTGCGCGGTTTAACGATGAAAGATG tttTGAAACGCATCCGAATGGCCTCCGATACCATCACGATGATCCTTAAAAAAG ATGACAACATTAAACAACATGTGTATAGTATGATCCGGGAGAACTCCCCCGATCGCGAGCTACCGACACAAAAGAGGCAGCCGCCGGAAGAGGTTGAAGTGGAGCTGTTCAACAAGGACGATAAAAGGGAAACGTGGGGCTTTGCGGTACAGTGGACTAGTCTATTGGAGCACGTCGTAACATCAGTGTCGACACCGGCCAGAGGAAAG GTGGAAGTTGGTGACGTCTTAGTAACCGTTAACGGCGTTGATGTCCAGAAGATGTCCTTCCATAATG TTGTTAAGCTCCTAGCACGTGTTCCTTTTCCGATCCAGCTGAAATTAAAACGAG ACCCGTGGATTAAGAACTATGTGCGGGAACAGTTCGCATACCTTTACAACAATCACGACGATCAGAATGAGTCGGGCAAGGTCAAGCAGTTGAAAACGGGCGCTCTTGGATCGCCCGGTCACCAGCAGAAAACTGTTTCCACCTCGCAGCTAGCACAGCCAAAAAACTCGAACCAGCCTCCGTTCAGTCCACCCAGTCCCAAAGGATACACGAATCGCGAATGTCAATCGGAATCAGGTGTTCGAAAGTCGCGCATTCCGGTGCAAATCAACCAGAGCAACTCGTGGAGTGCCCCCCAGTCACCGTCGCGGGCCCGCAAGGCGCCGCGCACCTCACAGATACCGATGGCAAAGACTGATGTGAAAATATCGCGCTACGTAATCACCGGGAAGTCACAGTTTCTGCAGACACGTGAGGAGCAGCGCTTGGTTAAGGAG CCTGCCAGCGAAGACAGTCTGCGGAAACCTTCGCTGGTCCAATACAACACGCTCTCTTCCTCTACCAGCAACTCGCAAGACATCAGCAGCAGTTACCTGCCCGATGACAATGCCAACGCGAGCGCCCAGTCGCCGGATGTCGCACCGCGCGTGCCAAAGCTCAACAACGAGCAAAATTCGACCTACGATAAGGCAAGTGGGTGCGGATTTCCCGACAAATCGAACGCCGTGCCATTCCATGCAGTGCCGGAGGAGCAGCGGGAGGCCCAAAGCACGGCCGGTGCCAATAATGACGCAGCAAGCGCGAAAAACCAAATTAAAGACAACTGTGATAGCGCGCAGCAGGAGCCGATATTGGCCGGCTCCCGCAAGGAAGATCCAACTGACCAGAGCTACTCAGTGCCAACCTCACCGACCGCTTACACGGCTGCTGCCGGCGACGGTGGTGGGTTGAATGATGAACGATCCGGCATCATCTCGCTGCCGACGAGCCCGGATGGCGTCGAGGGAGGCGATCATCACCCGCACTCCGGCCAATTCCACTACGGCAACACCGGCCGAGGGGCGCCATCCAGCGGCACTACGCTGGAAGATTCGTCGGCCAACGCGGGCATGGGCAGCAATGCCAGCAGCGGTGAACTAACGGCCAACACTAACATGAGCTCTGGGTCGCTGGGCGGTGGTCCGCCCGTGCGGAAGTGCGACGCGGCCGGCTTTCGTACCAGCCGCTCGGAGGATCATCTGCAGCAGAGCCACCGTGACGGTAGTAATAGTGCGAGCGTGGCGATTGACATCGATGAAGATGTGTATAGCTCGTTGAATACGCTGCTTGATACTCGTAACGACTCACAGGAGCAACCG atgtccgagcgagaaCGATTTCTGTGGACTTACAACATGCCGCCGGCGCAAAAGACGCACGCCACTGCCGGGCATGCATCGGGCGGTGGGGTCGGACCCAACCAGTTGTCCCTGTCGAGCTCGGTCAGCTCGTCGCCGCAGCGCTCCGCTAGCGAAAGTCCCGCCTCTCCAACATCCGTGTCCAGCTCGGTGATGTCCTCGTCGGGCGGATCGCGCGAACATTCCCATGTAGGGCACATCGGCGGGAGCAAGGTTGGAAGCAGCGCGACGGTTACCAACGGAAGCAACAATGCGGACGCCGGGGCCGTTGCGAACGTAAACCATCAACAGCATTGTCACcatcagctgcagcagcagcagcataatCCGGGCCATGGTGGGACTCCACACCCGTATTCGGTTGGagccggtggcggtggtgcgcTGCAGAGTGCGTCCGGCGGGGACCACAGCGTATCGGAGGCAGTGTCGAACCTGTCCAGCCCGGACTACCAGGACGAGCACGATTTGTTCAGCTCGAAGGATCTGATGGCGATGGCAATAAGTGACCACAGCGACTCCGACTCGACGATTCTCGTATCCGAGTCGACACACCGCTTCGACCTGCCCCTCGCGGGGGCTGGGGAGCCTGAGTCAGAGCACAAGCTTGTCATCGAAGTGAAGGCGGACGAGTCGCGGACGGACGGCCAGCAGGAGATGGACGACGTGGCAGCAGAgctgcaacaacagcagcagcagcaatcgcagcacccgcagcagcagcaacaccctCCGCAAAACCAGGTGTCGCGCGATTCCTCCCCGCCCATTTCGGACGATGGCAGCGATGTCGAATCACTGCACTCATTTCACTATTCGCCGAAAGCAATTGACCGTCCGTCGGTCGAACGCCTCGCTAGGCGTTTGTTCTACCTGGAAGGTTTCAGTAAAAAAGACATCTGCCGTCACCttagcaaaaa caacGAGTTCAGCCGAGTACTGGGTGATGAGTACTTGAAGTACTACAACTTCACCAATACGACGCTGGACGTTGCACTGCGGGCTTTTGTGAAGGAGGTTCCACTGTTCGGAGAAACTCAAGAGCGCGAGCGGGTTATGTACCATTTTTCCAAGCGTTACCTGGATAACAACCCGGGTGTCTTCAAATCTGTAG gGGCGACACATTACCTAGTCAGCGCCTTGCTTATTTTGAATAGTGACACTCACGGCGAGGTCCAATTTCATCGCACGTTCTCCGCGTTCAGCGAGCGTCTGAAGGAAGGTAATGATGGGGAAAATTTTCCGAAAGACTTGTTGAAGCATCTCTACAGCTCGATCAAAGATCACCGCCTAGAACCGGCTAT TGATGACGATAGTAAGCGTTCGTCCGACAATAGCGGCGAGTGTTACGATGGAAGCAACGCTGGCGAACATGGTGGTAGCCTGCAGGGGCCACCCGTGGGCCCCAATCCGTTCCTTGAAGCGCCTCGGACTATCGCGGCCGTCGAGTTCAAGAAGGGTTACGTAGTGCGCAAGAGCTGCTACGAAACAAACCACAAGAGAA CTCCCTTCGGACGACGCTCGTGGAAGATGTTTTACTGCACGTTGCGCGATCTCGTTCTGTACCTGCACAACGACGAGCATGGGTACAAGCGGAACCAGATATCCGACAACGTTTACAACGGCATACGCATCCATCATGCGCTCGCCACCCGCGCCACTGACTACAGCAAGCGGAACCATGTCTTCCGGCTGCAGACCGCCGACCAGAGCGAGTTCCTGTTCCAAACGAGCGACTCGAAGGAGCTGCAGTCCTGGATCGATACAATCAACTTCGTCTGCGCAGCGTTCTCCTCTCCGCCACTCGAAGGTGCCGTCGGCAGCCAGAAACGCTTCCAGCGCCCGCTGCTGCCTTGCAGCTCGACCAAACTCTCGATG CGCGAGCAACTGGCATCCCATGAGTTGCAGTATGACAAACTGTGTCGTATGCTTGAGGAGCACAAGGAGAGTGGACCACCGTCGAAAGGTCTAGCGTTGCAAAATTACAGGGAAAAAGACTACTACTTGCAGTACGAG CTGAAGCGCTACAAAACGTACTGCCAGCTGTTGCTTTCGCGGCTCACTTTGGAACCGCTGGAGTTTGGCAACCAGCATACGGTCAGCGCGGCCGCTCTCAATGAGACCAGTCAGGACGACGAAAACGGCGAAGACGACGGCCATGACGACGAGCACGACGACGAGCTGCTGAGCGAACCGATCCGCAACGCGGGCGGCCTGCTGGCGCACCACCGCTTCCAGGCGACGCAGTCGATGGGTGCGATGAAGCGGTCCACCATGAAATAA
- the LOC131269619 gene encoding PH and SEC7 domain-containing protein isoform X1 — protein sequence MAVTVTAVLFRSKEVTNYGFILRQLDSGEHVVYKIAKNTPADMCFEIEVGDLLLEINSVDVRGLTMKDVLKRIRMASDTITMILKKDDNIKQHVYSMIRENSPDRELPTQKRQPPEEVEVELFNKDDKRETWGFAVQWTSLLEHVVTSVSTPARGKVEVGDVLVTVNGVDVQKMSFHNVVKLLARVPFPIQLKLKRDPWIKNYVREQFAYLYNNHDDQNESGKVKQLKTGALGSPGHQQKTVSTSQLAQPKNSNQPPFSPPSPKGYTNRECQSESGVRKSRIPVQINQSNSWSAPQSPSRARKAPRTSQIPMAKTDVKISRYVITGKSQFLQTREEQRLVKEPASEDSLRKPSLVQYNTLSSSTSNSQDISSSYLPDDNANASAQSPDVAPRVPKLNNEQNSTYDKASGCGFPDKSNAVPFHAVPEEQREAQSTAGANNDAASAKNQIKDNCDSAQQEPILAGSRKEDPTDQSYSVPTSPTAYTAAAGDGGGLNDERSGIISLPTSPDGVEGGDHHPHSGQFHYGNTGRGAPSSGTTLEDSSANAGMGSNASSGELTANTNMSSGSLGGGPPVRKCDAAGFRTSRSEDHLQQSHRDGSNSASVAIDIDEDVYSSLNTLLDTRNDSQEQPMSERERFLWTYNMPPAQKTHATAGHASGGGVGPNQLSLSSSVSSSPQRSASESPASPTSVSSSVMSSSGGSREHSHVGHIGGSKVGSSATVTNGSNNADAGAVANVNHQQHCHHQLQQQQHNPGHGGTPHPYSVGAGGGGALQSASGGDHSVSEAVSNLSSPDYQDEHDLFSSKDLMAMAISDHSDSDSTILVSESTHRFDLPLAGAGEPESEHKLVIEVKADESRTDGQQEMDDVAAELQQQQQQQSQHPQQQQHPPQNQVSRDSSPPISDDGSDVESLHSFHYSPKAIDRPSVERLARRLFYLEGFSKKDICRHLSKNNEFSRVLGDEYLKYYNFTNTTLDVALRAFVKEVPLFGETQERERVMYHFSKRYLDNNPGVFKSVGATHYLVSALLILNSDTHGEVQFHRTFSAFSERLKEGNDGENFPKDLLKHLYSSIKDHRLEPAIDDDSKRSSDNSGECYDGSNAGEHGGSLQGPPVGPNPFLEAPRTIAAVEFKKGYVVRKSCYETNHKRSICNNAQPSLAPFGRRSWKMFYCTLRDLVLYLHNDEHGYKRNQISDNVYNGIRIHHALATRATDYSKRNHVFRLQTADQSEFLFQTSDSKELQSWIDTINFVCAAFSSPPLEGAVGSQKRFQRPLLPCSSTKLSMREQLASHELQYDKLCRMLEEHKESGPPSKGLALQNYREKDYYLQYELKRYKTYCQLLLSRLTLEPLEFGNQHTVSAAALNETSQDDENGEDDGHDDEHDDELLSEPIRNAGGLLAHHRFQATQSMGAMKRSTMK from the exons ATGGCGGTTACAGTGACGGCGGTGCTCTTCCGGAGCAAAGAGGTGACAAACTACGGTTTTATTCTGAGGCAACTAGACTCCGGCGAGCATGTGGTGTACAAAATCGCCAAAAACACACCGGCGGATATGTGCTTCGAG ATCGAAGTAGGCGACCTCCTATTGGAAATCAATTCCGTGGATGTGCGCGGTTTAACGATGAAAGATG tttTGAAACGCATCCGAATGGCCTCCGATACCATCACGATGATCCTTAAAAAAG ATGACAACATTAAACAACATGTGTATAGTATGATCCGGGAGAACTCCCCCGATCGCGAGCTACCGACACAAAAGAGGCAGCCGCCGGAAGAGGTTGAAGTGGAGCTGTTCAACAAGGACGATAAAAGGGAAACGTGGGGCTTTGCGGTACAGTGGACTAGTCTATTGGAGCACGTCGTAACATCAGTGTCGACACCGGCCAGAGGAAAG GTGGAAGTTGGTGACGTCTTAGTAACCGTTAACGGCGTTGATGTCCAGAAGATGTCCTTCCATAATG TTGTTAAGCTCCTAGCACGTGTTCCTTTTCCGATCCAGCTGAAATTAAAACGAG ACCCGTGGATTAAGAACTATGTGCGGGAACAGTTCGCATACCTTTACAACAATCACGACGATCAGAATGAGTCGGGCAAGGTCAAGCAGTTGAAAACGGGCGCTCTTGGATCGCCCGGTCACCAGCAGAAAACTGTTTCCACCTCGCAGCTAGCACAGCCAAAAAACTCGAACCAGCCTCCGTTCAGTCCACCCAGTCCCAAAGGATACACGAATCGCGAATGTCAATCGGAATCAGGTGTTCGAAAGTCGCGCATTCCGGTGCAAATCAACCAGAGCAACTCGTGGAGTGCCCCCCAGTCACCGTCGCGGGCCCGCAAGGCGCCGCGCACCTCACAGATACCGATGGCAAAGACTGATGTGAAAATATCGCGCTACGTAATCACCGGGAAGTCACAGTTTCTGCAGACACGTGAGGAGCAGCGCTTGGTTAAGGAG CCTGCCAGCGAAGACAGTCTGCGGAAACCTTCGCTGGTCCAATACAACACGCTCTCTTCCTCTACCAGCAACTCGCAAGACATCAGCAGCAGTTACCTGCCCGATGACAATGCCAACGCGAGCGCCCAGTCGCCGGATGTCGCACCGCGCGTGCCAAAGCTCAACAACGAGCAAAATTCGACCTACGATAAGGCAAGTGGGTGCGGATTTCCCGACAAATCGAACGCCGTGCCATTCCATGCAGTGCCGGAGGAGCAGCGGGAGGCCCAAAGCACGGCCGGTGCCAATAATGACGCAGCAAGCGCGAAAAACCAAATTAAAGACAACTGTGATAGCGCGCAGCAGGAGCCGATATTGGCCGGCTCCCGCAAGGAAGATCCAACTGACCAGAGCTACTCAGTGCCAACCTCACCGACCGCTTACACGGCTGCTGCCGGCGACGGTGGTGGGTTGAATGATGAACGATCCGGCATCATCTCGCTGCCGACGAGCCCGGATGGCGTCGAGGGAGGCGATCATCACCCGCACTCCGGCCAATTCCACTACGGCAACACCGGCCGAGGGGCGCCATCCAGCGGCACTACGCTGGAAGATTCGTCGGCCAACGCGGGCATGGGCAGCAATGCCAGCAGCGGTGAACTAACGGCCAACACTAACATGAGCTCTGGGTCGCTGGGCGGTGGTCCGCCCGTGCGGAAGTGCGACGCGGCCGGCTTTCGTACCAGCCGCTCGGAGGATCATCTGCAGCAGAGCCACCGTGACGGTAGTAATAGTGCGAGCGTGGCGATTGACATCGATGAAGATGTGTATAGCTCGTTGAATACGCTGCTTGATACTCGTAACGACTCACAGGAGCAACCG atgtccgagcgagaaCGATTTCTGTGGACTTACAACATGCCGCCGGCGCAAAAGACGCACGCCACTGCCGGGCATGCATCGGGCGGTGGGGTCGGACCCAACCAGTTGTCCCTGTCGAGCTCGGTCAGCTCGTCGCCGCAGCGCTCCGCTAGCGAAAGTCCCGCCTCTCCAACATCCGTGTCCAGCTCGGTGATGTCCTCGTCGGGCGGATCGCGCGAACATTCCCATGTAGGGCACATCGGCGGGAGCAAGGTTGGAAGCAGCGCGACGGTTACCAACGGAAGCAACAATGCGGACGCCGGGGCCGTTGCGAACGTAAACCATCAACAGCATTGTCACcatcagctgcagcagcagcagcataatCCGGGCCATGGTGGGACTCCACACCCGTATTCGGTTGGagccggtggcggtggtgcgcTGCAGAGTGCGTCCGGCGGGGACCACAGCGTATCGGAGGCAGTGTCGAACCTGTCCAGCCCGGACTACCAGGACGAGCACGATTTGTTCAGCTCGAAGGATCTGATGGCGATGGCAATAAGTGACCACAGCGACTCCGACTCGACGATTCTCGTATCCGAGTCGACACACCGCTTCGACCTGCCCCTCGCGGGGGCTGGGGAGCCTGAGTCAGAGCACAAGCTTGTCATCGAAGTGAAGGCGGACGAGTCGCGGACGGACGGCCAGCAGGAGATGGACGACGTGGCAGCAGAgctgcaacaacagcagcagcagcaatcgcagcacccgcagcagcagcaacaccctCCGCAAAACCAGGTGTCGCGCGATTCCTCCCCGCCCATTTCGGACGATGGCAGCGATGTCGAATCACTGCACTCATTTCACTATTCGCCGAAAGCAATTGACCGTCCGTCGGTCGAACGCCTCGCTAGGCGTTTGTTCTACCTGGAAGGTTTCAGTAAAAAAGACATCTGCCGTCACCttagcaaaaa caacGAGTTCAGCCGAGTACTGGGTGATGAGTACTTGAAGTACTACAACTTCACCAATACGACGCTGGACGTTGCACTGCGGGCTTTTGTGAAGGAGGTTCCACTGTTCGGAGAAACTCAAGAGCGCGAGCGGGTTATGTACCATTTTTCCAAGCGTTACCTGGATAACAACCCGGGTGTCTTCAAATCTGTAG gGGCGACACATTACCTAGTCAGCGCCTTGCTTATTTTGAATAGTGACACTCACGGCGAGGTCCAATTTCATCGCACGTTCTCCGCGTTCAGCGAGCGTCTGAAGGAAGGTAATGATGGGGAAAATTTTCCGAAAGACTTGTTGAAGCATCTCTACAGCTCGATCAAAGATCACCGCCTAGAACCGGCTAT TGATGACGATAGTAAGCGTTCGTCCGACAATAGCGGCGAGTGTTACGATGGAAGCAACGCTGGCGAACATGGTGGTAGCCTGCAGGGGCCACCCGTGGGCCCCAATCCGTTCCTTGAAGCGCCTCGGACTATCGCGGCCGTCGAGTTCAAGAAGGGTTACGTAGTGCGCAAGAGCTGCTACGAAACAAACCACAAGAGAAGTA tttgtaacaacgCGCAACCTTCTTTAGCTCCCTTCGGACGACGCTCGTGGAAGATGTTTTACTGCACGTTGCGCGATCTCGTTCTGTACCTGCACAACGACGAGCATGGGTACAAGCGGAACCAGATATCCGACAACGTTTACAACGGCATACGCATCCATCATGCGCTCGCCACCCGCGCCACTGACTACAGCAAGCGGAACCATGTCTTCCGGCTGCAGACCGCCGACCAGAGCGAGTTCCTGTTCCAAACGAGCGACTCGAAGGAGCTGCAGTCCTGGATCGATACAATCAACTTCGTCTGCGCAGCGTTCTCCTCTCCGCCACTCGAAGGTGCCGTCGGCAGCCAGAAACGCTTCCAGCGCCCGCTGCTGCCTTGCAGCTCGACCAAACTCTCGATG CGCGAGCAACTGGCATCCCATGAGTTGCAGTATGACAAACTGTGTCGTATGCTTGAGGAGCACAAGGAGAGTGGACCACCGTCGAAAGGTCTAGCGTTGCAAAATTACAGGGAAAAAGACTACTACTTGCAGTACGAG CTGAAGCGCTACAAAACGTACTGCCAGCTGTTGCTTTCGCGGCTCACTTTGGAACCGCTGGAGTTTGGCAACCAGCATACGGTCAGCGCGGCCGCTCTCAATGAGACCAGTCAGGACGACGAAAACGGCGAAGACGACGGCCATGACGACGAGCACGACGACGAGCTGCTGAGCGAACCGATCCGCAACGCGGGCGGCCTGCTGGCGCACCACCGCTTCCAGGCGACGCAGTCGATGGGTGCGATGAAGCGGTCCACCATGAAATAA